A single genomic interval of Carassius auratus strain Wakin chromosome 30, ASM336829v1, whole genome shotgun sequence harbors:
- the clip2 gene encoding CAP-Gly domain-containing linker protein 2 isoform X2, whose protein sequence is MNMLKSSGLKIPGRGPKHSSPVGRTTAGPSTSPAAQKDSCCPYKQTTPTPSSNASDKSSSKASEVGDEVAGDFVVGERVWVNGVKPGVIAYLGETQFSPGQWAGVVLNDLVGKNDGSVNGVRYFECQPLQGIFTRPSKLTRQPIGDGSDEQQQNAQLQGGAGASGQRVVMPLREGMLNSSVKTGNESGSNMSDSGSVKKGGEKDLKVGDRVLVGGTKTGVVRYVGETDFAKGEWCGVELDEPLGKNDGAVAGTRYFQCPHKFGLFAPIHKVIRIGFPSTSPAKAKKSKRMAMGVSSLAHSPSSSSISSVSSVASSVGGRPSRTGLLTETSSRYARKISGTTALQEALKEKQQHIEQLLAERDLERAEVAKATSRICEVEKELTAMNARHLQYATEAESNLQQVRALLANTQKDKMELANQLDEERRKVEDLQFRVEEESITKGDLEVRGRLQPAPMRLGKSVKQTTVEEKSRVMQLEEELALRKAEVEQLQARFQRGSFGPVTGAGDSRPGINSETLVLREQLLSAGRERREESSLLRERYEASLSSSQKEVEHLKATKERQGQEISDLKQRLQQATRENMEMMDSWKVKLDALFGDHHRALEELKASLTGDRGSSENSGGDGEGTTPEMRAALESLKMEQQLELENLKAKHEIDAAVMAKEREDLRARLQELRDQLEENEENWKIQVEVKCSQHTLELKEVLEKLQKAELRISELDKSHQEHEKATQFLKEQLELAEKKMVDYEALQKAEAQSRAEILSLQEKLRVSENRLQAVEADHTTQDVNMIENNDNSEEKMKLKQNMEETLEKLTKREKEVSTLTTQVDALKTQITALEEKVCLGEKAADGLVKEKTRLEVELESMTKKSHDASGQLVIISQELLKKERSLNELRVLLLESPRHSAGVERDLGREVHRAEWRMKEQKLQDDIKTLREKLLLLGQERSSTDHRRYSMMDPSASDTEVARLRQRLLSTEDALRNALEHNQHVDQLVQAMCTRPDKNQAHASANSANGIHQEDPSFTKENTDEGLNGSQVFREGRVDVHWERRSLFDA, encoded by the exons GCTGCTGCCCTTACAAGCAGACGACTCCCACCCCCAGCAGCAACGCCTCAGACAAGTCCAGCTCCAAAGCCTCCGAGGTGGGTGATGAGGTGGCCGGGGACTTTGTGGTTGGTGAACGTGTCTGGGTGAACGGAGTCAAACCAGGAGTCATCGCCTATCTTGGAGAGACCCAGTTTTCCCCAGGACAGTGGGCTGGAGTGGTGCTGAATGACCTGGTTGGAAAAAATGATGGCTCTGTCAATGGAGTGCGTTACTTCGAGTGCCAGCCTTTGCAGGGCATCTTCACCAGGCCTTCCAAGCTCACGCGACAACCCATCGGAGACGGGAGCGATGAGCAGCAGCAGAACGCACAGCTGCAGGGTGGTGCGGGAGCATCTGGTCAACGTGTGGTCATGCCACTCAGAGAAGGCATGCTCAACAGCTCCGTCAAAACCGGCAATGAGTCTGGATCCAACATGTCTGACAGCGGATCTGTGAAGAAAGGGGGAGAGAAGGACCTTAAGGTCGGAGATCGAGTGCTG GTTGGCGGCACTAAAACAGGAGTAGTGCGTTATGTGGGAGAAACTGACTTTGCCAAGGGCGAGTGGTGTGGAGTTGAGCTGGACGAGCCGTTAGGGAAAAACGATGGAGCTGTAGCTGGAACCAG ATATTTCCAGTGCCCCCATAAATTTGGCCTCTTTGCTCCAATCCACAAGGTGATCCGCATTGGCTTCCCATCCACCAGTCCAGCTAAAGCTAAGAAGAGCAAGCGTATGGCGATGGGTGTGTCGTCTCTGGCTCACAGTCCTTCCAGCTCCTCCATCAGCTCTGTCAGCTCTGTGGCCTCCAGTGTGGGGGGGCGACCCAGTCGCACTGGCCTG TTGACAGAGACGTCCTCGAGGTACGCGCGGAAGATCTCGGGGACCACGGCTCTGCAGGAAGCCCTGAAGGAGAAACAGCAGCACATAGAGCAGCTCCTGGCTGAGAGAGACCTAGAGCGGGCTGAGGTCGCCAAAGCAACCAGCCGTATCTGCGAGGTGGAAAAAGAGCTGACGGCAATGAATGCCCGACATCTGCAG TATGCAACAGAGGCAGAGAGCAACCTACAGCAAGTCCGAGCCCTGCTGGCAAACACACAGAAAGACAAGATGGAACTGGCCAATCAGCTTGACGAAGAAAGAAG GAAAGTGGAAGATCTTCAGTTCAGAGTTGAGGAAGAGTCCATTACCAAAGGAGACCTGGAG GTCAGAGGCAGGCTCCAGCCAGCACCCATGAGGCTGGGCAAGAGTGTCAAG CAAACCACAGTTGAGGAGAAGAGTCGTGTTATGCAGCTGGAAGAAGAATTGGCATTGCGCAAGGCTGAGGTCGAGCAGCTCCAGGCTCGGTTTCAGAGAGGTTCCTTCGGTCCAGTCACAGGCGCCGGAGACAGCAGACCAGGCATAAACTCGGAGACTCTGGTTTTGCGGGAACAGCTTCTCTCAGCTGGCCGTGAACGCCGTGAAGAGAGCAGCCTGTTGCGGGAGAGGTATGAAGCATCCTTGAGCAGCAGCCAGAAAGAAGTTGAACACCTTAAAGCCACAAAAGAACGTCAGGGCCAAGAGATCTCCGACCTGAAGCAGAGACTTCAGCAGGCCACCCGTGAAAACATGGAGATGATGGACAGCTGGAAAGTCAAACTTGACGCTTTGTTTGGAGACCATCACCGTGCTCTAGAGGAACTGAAAGCCTCGCTAACAGGAGATCGCGGGTCCAGTGAGAACAGCGGAGGAGACGGTGAAGGAACCACACCTGAGATGAGAGCAGCTCTGGAGAGCTTGAAGATGGAGCAGCAGCTGGAGTTGGAGAATCTGAAAGCCAAACATGAGATCGATGCTGCCGTAATGGCCAAAGAGCGCGAAGATCTGCGCGCTCGACTTCAGGAATTACGGGATCAGCTAGAGGAGAATGAAGAGAACTGGAAGATCCAGGTGGAAGTCAAGTGTAGCCAGCATACTCTGGAGCTCAAAGAGGTTTTAGAGAAGCTTCAAAAGGCTGAGTTGAGGATCAGCGAGTTGGACAAGTCCCATCAAGAGCATGAGAAGGCCACCCAGTTTCTCAAAGAGCAGCTGGAGCTGGCTGAGAAGAAGATGGTAGATTATGAGGCCCTGCAGAAGGCCGAAGCTCAGAGCCGAGCGGAGATCCTCTCACTGCAAGAGAAGCTGAGAGTCAGTGAGAACCGACTGCAAGCTGTAGAGGCAGATCACACCACCCAGGATGTTAAT ATGATCGAAAATAATGACAACTCTGAAGAGAAGATGAAACTAAAACAGAATATGGAAG AAACTCTGGAGAAACTCACAAAAAGGGAAAAAGAAGTATCCACTCTAACAACCCAAGTAGATGCCCTGAAGACCCAAATAACTG CCTTGGAGGAAAAGGTTTGTTTGGGAGAGAAGGCGGCAGATGGACTCGTTAAGGAAAAGACGCGCTTGGAGGTGGAGCTGGAGTCCATGACCAAGAAATCCCATGATGCATCAGGCCAGCTTGTGATTATTAGCCAGGAGCTTCTGAAGAAAGAGAG gagCCTGAATGAGCTTCGGGTGTTACTGCTGGAATCTCCACGTCACTCTGCGGGAGTGGAGCGGGACCTCGGCCGTGAAGTCCACAGAGCCGAGTGGAGGATGAAGGAACAGAAACTACAGGACGACATCAAAACTCTGCGAGAGAAACTTTTGCTGCTG GGTCAGGAGAGGTCATCTACAGACCACCGTCGGTACTCGATGATGGACCCATCTGCTTCAGACACAGAGGTGGCCCGTCTGCGTCAAAGGCTGCTGAGCACAGAAGATGCCCTGAGGAACGCTCTGGAACACAACCAACACGTGGACCAGCTAGTGCAGGCCATGTGCACCCGACCGGACAAGAACCAG GCACATGCTAGTGCAAATTCTGCTAATGGAATCCATCAAGAAGACCCTTCCTTCACAAAAGAG AACACTGATGAGGGCTTAAACGGTTCTCAGGTGTTTAGGGAGGGAAGAGTGGACGTGCA
- the clip2 gene encoding CAP-Gly domain-containing linker protein 2 isoform X1, with the protein MNMLKSSGLKIPGRGPKHSSPVGRTTAGPSTSPAAQKDSCCPYKQTTPTPSSNASDKSSSKASEVGDEVAGDFVVGERVWVNGVKPGVIAYLGETQFSPGQWAGVVLNDLVGKNDGSVNGVRYFECQPLQGIFTRPSKLTRQPIGDGSDEQQQNAQLQGGAGASGQRVVMPLREGMLNSSVKTGNESGSNMSDSGSVKKGGEKDLKVGDRVLVGGTKTGVVRYVGETDFAKGEWCGVELDEPLGKNDGAVAGTRYFQCPHKFGLFAPIHKVIRIGFPSTSPAKAKKSKRMAMGVSSLAHSPSSSSISSVSSVASSVGGRPSRTGLLTETSSRYARKISGTTALQEALKEKQQHIEQLLAERDLERAEVAKATSRICEVEKELTAMNARHLQYATEAESNLQQVRALLANTQKDKMELANQLDEERRKVEDLQFRVEEESITKGDLETQTKLEHARIRQLEQYLHLEKSKAERLQKELEEKMQTTVEEKSRVMQLEEELALRKAEVEQLQARFQRGSFGPVTGAGDSRPGINSETLVLREQLLSAGRERREESSLLRERYEASLSSSQKEVEHLKATKERQGQEISDLKQRLQQATRENMEMMDSWKVKLDALFGDHHRALEELKASLTGDRGSSENSGGDGEGTTPEMRAALESLKMEQQLELENLKAKHEIDAAVMAKEREDLRARLQELRDQLEENEENWKIQVEVKCSQHTLELKEVLEKLQKAELRISELDKSHQEHEKATQFLKEQLELAEKKMVDYEALQKAEAQSRAEILSLQEKLRVSENRLQAVEADHTTQDVNMIENNDNSEEKMKLKQNMEETLEKLTKREKEVSTLTTQVDALKTQITALEEKVCLGEKAADGLVKEKTRLEVELESMTKKSHDASGQLVIISQELLKKERSLNELRVLLLESPRHSAGVERDLGREVHRAEWRMKEQKLQDDIKTLREKLLLLGQERSSTDHRRYSMMDPSASDTEVARLRQRLLSTEDALRNALEHNQHVDQLVQAMCTRPDKNQAHASANSANGIHQEDPSFTKENTDEGLNGSQVFREGRVDVHWERRSLFDA; encoded by the exons GCTGCTGCCCTTACAAGCAGACGACTCCCACCCCCAGCAGCAACGCCTCAGACAAGTCCAGCTCCAAAGCCTCCGAGGTGGGTGATGAGGTGGCCGGGGACTTTGTGGTTGGTGAACGTGTCTGGGTGAACGGAGTCAAACCAGGAGTCATCGCCTATCTTGGAGAGACCCAGTTTTCCCCAGGACAGTGGGCTGGAGTGGTGCTGAATGACCTGGTTGGAAAAAATGATGGCTCTGTCAATGGAGTGCGTTACTTCGAGTGCCAGCCTTTGCAGGGCATCTTCACCAGGCCTTCCAAGCTCACGCGACAACCCATCGGAGACGGGAGCGATGAGCAGCAGCAGAACGCACAGCTGCAGGGTGGTGCGGGAGCATCTGGTCAACGTGTGGTCATGCCACTCAGAGAAGGCATGCTCAACAGCTCCGTCAAAACCGGCAATGAGTCTGGATCCAACATGTCTGACAGCGGATCTGTGAAGAAAGGGGGAGAGAAGGACCTTAAGGTCGGAGATCGAGTGCTG GTTGGCGGCACTAAAACAGGAGTAGTGCGTTATGTGGGAGAAACTGACTTTGCCAAGGGCGAGTGGTGTGGAGTTGAGCTGGACGAGCCGTTAGGGAAAAACGATGGAGCTGTAGCTGGAACCAG ATATTTCCAGTGCCCCCATAAATTTGGCCTCTTTGCTCCAATCCACAAGGTGATCCGCATTGGCTTCCCATCCACCAGTCCAGCTAAAGCTAAGAAGAGCAAGCGTATGGCGATGGGTGTGTCGTCTCTGGCTCACAGTCCTTCCAGCTCCTCCATCAGCTCTGTCAGCTCTGTGGCCTCCAGTGTGGGGGGGCGACCCAGTCGCACTGGCCTG TTGACAGAGACGTCCTCGAGGTACGCGCGGAAGATCTCGGGGACCACGGCTCTGCAGGAAGCCCTGAAGGAGAAACAGCAGCACATAGAGCAGCTCCTGGCTGAGAGAGACCTAGAGCGGGCTGAGGTCGCCAAAGCAACCAGCCGTATCTGCGAGGTGGAAAAAGAGCTGACGGCAATGAATGCCCGACATCTGCAG TATGCAACAGAGGCAGAGAGCAACCTACAGCAAGTCCGAGCCCTGCTGGCAAACACACAGAAAGACAAGATGGAACTGGCCAATCAGCTTGACGAAGAAAGAAG GAAAGTGGAAGATCTTCAGTTCAGAGTTGAGGAAGAGTCCATTACCAAAGGAGACCTGGAG aCTCAGACCAAACTGGAGCATGCCCGTATTCGGCAGCTCGAGCAGTATCTGCATTTGGAAAAGTCCAAAGCAGAGCGGCTTCAGAAAGAGTTAGAGGAGAAGATG CAAACCACAGTTGAGGAGAAGAGTCGTGTTATGCAGCTGGAAGAAGAATTGGCATTGCGCAAGGCTGAGGTCGAGCAGCTCCAGGCTCGGTTTCAGAGAGGTTCCTTCGGTCCAGTCACAGGCGCCGGAGACAGCAGACCAGGCATAAACTCGGAGACTCTGGTTTTGCGGGAACAGCTTCTCTCAGCTGGCCGTGAACGCCGTGAAGAGAGCAGCCTGTTGCGGGAGAGGTATGAAGCATCCTTGAGCAGCAGCCAGAAAGAAGTTGAACACCTTAAAGCCACAAAAGAACGTCAGGGCCAAGAGATCTCCGACCTGAAGCAGAGACTTCAGCAGGCCACCCGTGAAAACATGGAGATGATGGACAGCTGGAAAGTCAAACTTGACGCTTTGTTTGGAGACCATCACCGTGCTCTAGAGGAACTGAAAGCCTCGCTAACAGGAGATCGCGGGTCCAGTGAGAACAGCGGAGGAGACGGTGAAGGAACCACACCTGAGATGAGAGCAGCTCTGGAGAGCTTGAAGATGGAGCAGCAGCTGGAGTTGGAGAATCTGAAAGCCAAACATGAGATCGATGCTGCCGTAATGGCCAAAGAGCGCGAAGATCTGCGCGCTCGACTTCAGGAATTACGGGATCAGCTAGAGGAGAATGAAGAGAACTGGAAGATCCAGGTGGAAGTCAAGTGTAGCCAGCATACTCTGGAGCTCAAAGAGGTTTTAGAGAAGCTTCAAAAGGCTGAGTTGAGGATCAGCGAGTTGGACAAGTCCCATCAAGAGCATGAGAAGGCCACCCAGTTTCTCAAAGAGCAGCTGGAGCTGGCTGAGAAGAAGATGGTAGATTATGAGGCCCTGCAGAAGGCCGAAGCTCAGAGCCGAGCGGAGATCCTCTCACTGCAAGAGAAGCTGAGAGTCAGTGAGAACCGACTGCAAGCTGTAGAGGCAGATCACACCACCCAGGATGTTAAT ATGATCGAAAATAATGACAACTCTGAAGAGAAGATGAAACTAAAACAGAATATGGAAG AAACTCTGGAGAAACTCACAAAAAGGGAAAAAGAAGTATCCACTCTAACAACCCAAGTAGATGCCCTGAAGACCCAAATAACTG CCTTGGAGGAAAAGGTTTGTTTGGGAGAGAAGGCGGCAGATGGACTCGTTAAGGAAAAGACGCGCTTGGAGGTGGAGCTGGAGTCCATGACCAAGAAATCCCATGATGCATCAGGCCAGCTTGTGATTATTAGCCAGGAGCTTCTGAAGAAAGAGAG gagCCTGAATGAGCTTCGGGTGTTACTGCTGGAATCTCCACGTCACTCTGCGGGAGTGGAGCGGGACCTCGGCCGTGAAGTCCACAGAGCCGAGTGGAGGATGAAGGAACAGAAACTACAGGACGACATCAAAACTCTGCGAGAGAAACTTTTGCTGCTG GGTCAGGAGAGGTCATCTACAGACCACCGTCGGTACTCGATGATGGACCCATCTGCTTCAGACACAGAGGTGGCCCGTCTGCGTCAAAGGCTGCTGAGCACAGAAGATGCCCTGAGGAACGCTCTGGAACACAACCAACACGTGGACCAGCTAGTGCAGGCCATGTGCACCCGACCGGACAAGAACCAG GCACATGCTAGTGCAAATTCTGCTAATGGAATCCATCAAGAAGACCCTTCCTTCACAAAAGAG AACACTGATGAGGGCTTAAACGGTTCTCAGGTGTTTAGGGAGGGAAGAGTGGACGTGCA
- the clip2 gene encoding CAP-Gly domain-containing linker protein 2 isoform X4, protein MNMLKSSGLKIPGRGPKHSSPVGRTTAGPSTSPAAQKDSCCPYKQTTPTPSSNASDKSSSKASEVGDEVAGDFVVGERVWVNGVKPGVIAYLGETQFSPGQWAGVVLNDLVGKNDGSVNGVRYFECQPLQGIFTRPSKLTRQPIGDGSDEQQQNAQLQGGAGASGQRVVMPLREGMLNSSVKTGNESGSNMSDSGSVKKGGEKDLKVGDRVLVGGTKTGVVRYVGETDFAKGEWCGVELDEPLGKNDGAVAGTRYFQCPHKFGLFAPIHKVIRIGFPSTSPAKAKKSKRMAMGVSSLAHSPSSSSISSVSSVASSVGGRPSRTGLLTETSSRYARKISGTTALQEALKEKQQHIEQLLAERDLERAEVAKATSRICEVEKELTAMNARHLQYATEAESNLQQVRALLANTQKDKMELANQLDEERRKVEDLQFRVEEESITKGDLEQTTVEEKSRVMQLEEELALRKAEVEQLQARFQRGSFGPVTGAGDSRPGINSETLVLREQLLSAGRERREESSLLRERYEASLSSSQKEVEHLKATKERQGQEISDLKQRLQQATRENMEMMDSWKVKLDALFGDHHRALEELKASLTGDRGSSENSGGDGEGTTPEMRAALESLKMEQQLELENLKAKHEIDAAVMAKEREDLRARLQELRDQLEENEENWKIQVEVKCSQHTLELKEVLEKLQKAELRISELDKSHQEHEKATQFLKEQLELAEKKMVDYEALQKAEAQSRAEILSLQEKLRVSENRLQAVEADHTTQDVNMIENNDNSEEKMKLKQNMEETLEKLTKREKEVSTLTTQVDALKTQITALEEKVCLGEKAADGLVKEKTRLEVELESMTKKSHDASGQLVIISQELLKKERSLNELRVLLLESPRHSAGVERDLGREVHRAEWRMKEQKLQDDIKTLREKLLLLGQERSSTDHRRYSMMDPSASDTEVARLRQRLLSTEDALRNALEHNQHVDQLVQAMCTRPDKNQAHASANSANGIHQEDPSFTKENTDEGLNGSQVFREGRVDVHWERRSLFDA, encoded by the exons GCTGCTGCCCTTACAAGCAGACGACTCCCACCCCCAGCAGCAACGCCTCAGACAAGTCCAGCTCCAAAGCCTCCGAGGTGGGTGATGAGGTGGCCGGGGACTTTGTGGTTGGTGAACGTGTCTGGGTGAACGGAGTCAAACCAGGAGTCATCGCCTATCTTGGAGAGACCCAGTTTTCCCCAGGACAGTGGGCTGGAGTGGTGCTGAATGACCTGGTTGGAAAAAATGATGGCTCTGTCAATGGAGTGCGTTACTTCGAGTGCCAGCCTTTGCAGGGCATCTTCACCAGGCCTTCCAAGCTCACGCGACAACCCATCGGAGACGGGAGCGATGAGCAGCAGCAGAACGCACAGCTGCAGGGTGGTGCGGGAGCATCTGGTCAACGTGTGGTCATGCCACTCAGAGAAGGCATGCTCAACAGCTCCGTCAAAACCGGCAATGAGTCTGGATCCAACATGTCTGACAGCGGATCTGTGAAGAAAGGGGGAGAGAAGGACCTTAAGGTCGGAGATCGAGTGCTG GTTGGCGGCACTAAAACAGGAGTAGTGCGTTATGTGGGAGAAACTGACTTTGCCAAGGGCGAGTGGTGTGGAGTTGAGCTGGACGAGCCGTTAGGGAAAAACGATGGAGCTGTAGCTGGAACCAG ATATTTCCAGTGCCCCCATAAATTTGGCCTCTTTGCTCCAATCCACAAGGTGATCCGCATTGGCTTCCCATCCACCAGTCCAGCTAAAGCTAAGAAGAGCAAGCGTATGGCGATGGGTGTGTCGTCTCTGGCTCACAGTCCTTCCAGCTCCTCCATCAGCTCTGTCAGCTCTGTGGCCTCCAGTGTGGGGGGGCGACCCAGTCGCACTGGCCTG TTGACAGAGACGTCCTCGAGGTACGCGCGGAAGATCTCGGGGACCACGGCTCTGCAGGAAGCCCTGAAGGAGAAACAGCAGCACATAGAGCAGCTCCTGGCTGAGAGAGACCTAGAGCGGGCTGAGGTCGCCAAAGCAACCAGCCGTATCTGCGAGGTGGAAAAAGAGCTGACGGCAATGAATGCCCGACATCTGCAG TATGCAACAGAGGCAGAGAGCAACCTACAGCAAGTCCGAGCCCTGCTGGCAAACACACAGAAAGACAAGATGGAACTGGCCAATCAGCTTGACGAAGAAAGAAG GAAAGTGGAAGATCTTCAGTTCAGAGTTGAGGAAGAGTCCATTACCAAAGGAGACCTGGAG CAAACCACAGTTGAGGAGAAGAGTCGTGTTATGCAGCTGGAAGAAGAATTGGCATTGCGCAAGGCTGAGGTCGAGCAGCTCCAGGCTCGGTTTCAGAGAGGTTCCTTCGGTCCAGTCACAGGCGCCGGAGACAGCAGACCAGGCATAAACTCGGAGACTCTGGTTTTGCGGGAACAGCTTCTCTCAGCTGGCCGTGAACGCCGTGAAGAGAGCAGCCTGTTGCGGGAGAGGTATGAAGCATCCTTGAGCAGCAGCCAGAAAGAAGTTGAACACCTTAAAGCCACAAAAGAACGTCAGGGCCAAGAGATCTCCGACCTGAAGCAGAGACTTCAGCAGGCCACCCGTGAAAACATGGAGATGATGGACAGCTGGAAAGTCAAACTTGACGCTTTGTTTGGAGACCATCACCGTGCTCTAGAGGAACTGAAAGCCTCGCTAACAGGAGATCGCGGGTCCAGTGAGAACAGCGGAGGAGACGGTGAAGGAACCACACCTGAGATGAGAGCAGCTCTGGAGAGCTTGAAGATGGAGCAGCAGCTGGAGTTGGAGAATCTGAAAGCCAAACATGAGATCGATGCTGCCGTAATGGCCAAAGAGCGCGAAGATCTGCGCGCTCGACTTCAGGAATTACGGGATCAGCTAGAGGAGAATGAAGAGAACTGGAAGATCCAGGTGGAAGTCAAGTGTAGCCAGCATACTCTGGAGCTCAAAGAGGTTTTAGAGAAGCTTCAAAAGGCTGAGTTGAGGATCAGCGAGTTGGACAAGTCCCATCAAGAGCATGAGAAGGCCACCCAGTTTCTCAAAGAGCAGCTGGAGCTGGCTGAGAAGAAGATGGTAGATTATGAGGCCCTGCAGAAGGCCGAAGCTCAGAGCCGAGCGGAGATCCTCTCACTGCAAGAGAAGCTGAGAGTCAGTGAGAACCGACTGCAAGCTGTAGAGGCAGATCACACCACCCAGGATGTTAAT ATGATCGAAAATAATGACAACTCTGAAGAGAAGATGAAACTAAAACAGAATATGGAAG AAACTCTGGAGAAACTCACAAAAAGGGAAAAAGAAGTATCCACTCTAACAACCCAAGTAGATGCCCTGAAGACCCAAATAACTG CCTTGGAGGAAAAGGTTTGTTTGGGAGAGAAGGCGGCAGATGGACTCGTTAAGGAAAAGACGCGCTTGGAGGTGGAGCTGGAGTCCATGACCAAGAAATCCCATGATGCATCAGGCCAGCTTGTGATTATTAGCCAGGAGCTTCTGAAGAAAGAGAG gagCCTGAATGAGCTTCGGGTGTTACTGCTGGAATCTCCACGTCACTCTGCGGGAGTGGAGCGGGACCTCGGCCGTGAAGTCCACAGAGCCGAGTGGAGGATGAAGGAACAGAAACTACAGGACGACATCAAAACTCTGCGAGAGAAACTTTTGCTGCTG GGTCAGGAGAGGTCATCTACAGACCACCGTCGGTACTCGATGATGGACCCATCTGCTTCAGACACAGAGGTGGCCCGTCTGCGTCAAAGGCTGCTGAGCACAGAAGATGCCCTGAGGAACGCTCTGGAACACAACCAACACGTGGACCAGCTAGTGCAGGCCATGTGCACCCGACCGGACAAGAACCAG GCACATGCTAGTGCAAATTCTGCTAATGGAATCCATCAAGAAGACCCTTCCTTCACAAAAGAG AACACTGATGAGGGCTTAAACGGTTCTCAGGTGTTTAGGGAGGGAAGAGTGGACGTGCA